A window of Longimicrobium sp. contains these coding sequences:
- a CDS encoding DNA adenine methylase: MQTSLPLGAAVWPQPAAAGSLCAMTSAATEREIPALPARAGDFPQLRYMGSKHRLLPWIHSVLGELQFESCLDAFSGSGAVAYLMKTMGKQVTACDFLNFPSQISRATVENSSDTLSAGDLAALVRENPGRKAFIEETFGGVFFTPADLRFLDTLWSNIRELESPARRALAIAAAVRACVKRQPRGVFTITGDASRYDDGRRDLHMSLEEHFLKSAAAYNAAVFDNGKVHRAIRADVFDAPTDVELVYLDPPYVPRADDNCYIKRYHFLEGLASYWTDEGTEIRFDTKARKIAKRFTPFSYRRTAVDAFDRMFAHFAGSTIVLSYSSNGFPDLDVLVELLGRYKRTVQVFARPHRYHFGTHDNVAETRAAVQEYLIVGE; encoded by the coding sequence ATGCAGACCTCGCTCCCCCTCGGCGCCGCCGTCTGGCCGCAGCCCGCCGCCGCGGGTAGCTTGTGCGCCATGACCTCTGCCGCAACCGAACGCGAGATCCCGGCGCTTCCCGCCCGCGCGGGCGACTTTCCGCAGCTCCGCTACATGGGGAGCAAGCACCGCCTTCTCCCGTGGATCCACTCCGTTCTCGGCGAGCTCCAGTTCGAGAGCTGTTTGGACGCGTTCTCGGGAAGCGGGGCCGTCGCGTATCTCATGAAGACGATGGGGAAGCAGGTGACCGCGTGCGACTTCCTCAACTTCCCCTCGCAGATCTCGCGCGCCACCGTCGAGAACTCGTCCGACACCCTCTCGGCCGGTGATCTCGCCGCGCTGGTGCGCGAGAACCCGGGGCGGAAGGCGTTCATCGAGGAGACGTTTGGCGGGGTCTTCTTTACGCCCGCGGACCTGCGCTTCCTGGATACGCTCTGGTCGAACATCCGGGAGCTGGAATCGCCCGCGCGGCGCGCGCTGGCCATCGCCGCGGCGGTGCGGGCGTGCGTGAAGCGCCAGCCGCGCGGCGTCTTCACCATCACCGGCGACGCTTCCAGGTACGACGACGGGCGGCGGGACCTGCACATGAGCCTGGAGGAGCACTTCCTGAAGAGTGCGGCCGCGTACAACGCGGCGGTGTTCGACAACGGAAAGGTGCACCGGGCCATCCGCGCCGACGTGTTCGATGCCCCGACCGACGTGGAGCTCGTCTACCTGGACCCGCCATACGTGCCGCGGGCGGACGACAACTGCTACATCAAGCGCTACCATTTTCTGGAAGGCCTCGCCTCGTACTGGACGGACGAGGGGACGGAGATCCGCTTCGACACCAAGGCACGCAAGATCGCGAAGCGCTTCACCCCGTTCTCGTACCGGCGCACCGCCGTGGACGCGTTCGACAGGATGTTCGCGCACTTCGCCGGGAGCACCATCGTGCTCTCCTATTCATCCAACGGGTTCCCCGACCTGGATGTGCTCGTGGAGCTGCTCGGCCGCTACAAGCGCACGGTGCAGGTGTTCGCGCGGCCGCACCGCTACCACTTCGGCACGCACGACAACGTCGCCGAAACCCGCGCGGCGGTGCAGGAGTACCTGATCGTGGGCGAGTAG
- a CDS encoding OsmC family protein has protein sequence MLLSEDRLRVQGGAGPLSVEADSAEMTYSPGHMLASSLAVCTYSILQSWATNADIPAADLAVEVGFEYVEKPHRIGKMEVALDWPSLPAERREAARRAAGLCPIHRTLHAPPEVTTLVTGAAQTGAGA, from the coding sequence ATGCTGCTTTCGGAGGACCGGCTTCGCGTGCAGGGGGGCGCGGGGCCGCTGAGCGTGGAGGCGGACTCGGCGGAGATGACCTACTCGCCGGGGCACATGCTGGCGAGCAGCCTGGCGGTGTGCACCTACTCCATCCTCCAGTCGTGGGCCACCAACGCCGACATCCCCGCCGCCGACCTTGCGGTGGAGGTGGGCTTCGAGTACGTGGAAAAGCCGCACCGCATCGGGAAGATGGAGGTCGCGCTGGACTGGCCCTCGCTCCCCGCCGAGCGGCGGGAGGCGGCCCGGCGCGCCGCGGGCCTCTGCCCCATCCACCGTACACTGCACGCGCCGCCCGAGGTCACGACGCTGGTCACCGGCGCCGCGCAGACGGGGGCGGGAGCATGA
- a CDS encoding DUF393 domain-containing protein, which translates to MSFPVVHFVFGGQEAASAGMGRPYTVVYDGQCKVCTRLSGLLRKWDRNNEMEVIPFQNTSVLTRFPWIPSEAYGQALQLVGPGGKTWQGGGAIEQLLKILPLGGAIGWVFKIPYFGVGFERFYRWFAANRYRFGCGAHCQLRPLDIDFGDAPPEELAPAGDTLPLKTTAEVAGS; encoded by the coding sequence ATGAGCTTCCCCGTCGTCCACTTCGTCTTCGGCGGCCAGGAAGCGGCCTCCGCGGGGATGGGGCGCCCCTACACGGTGGTGTACGACGGCCAGTGCAAGGTGTGCACGCGGCTCTCCGGACTCCTGCGCAAGTGGGACCGGAACAACGAGATGGAGGTGATCCCGTTCCAGAACACCTCCGTGCTCACCCGCTTCCCCTGGATTCCCAGCGAGGCGTACGGGCAGGCGCTGCAGCTGGTGGGGCCGGGGGGGAAGACGTGGCAGGGGGGCGGCGCCATCGAGCAGCTCCTCAAGATCCTGCCGCTGGGCGGCGCCATCGGCTGGGTCTTCAAGATCCCCTACTTCGGCGTGGGGTTCGAACGCTTCTACCGCTGGTTCGCGGCCAACCGCTACCGCTTCGGCTGCGGCGCGCACTGCCAGCTACGCCCGCTCGACATCGACTTCGGCGACGCCCCGCCCGAAGAGCTCGCCCCCGCCGGTGACACGCTGCCGCTGAAGACCACCGCCGAGGTGGCGGGAAGCTGA